From a single Pasteurella atlantica genomic region:
- the trmA gene encoding tRNA (uridine(54)-C5)-methyltransferase TrmA: MTLQIEQYPQLFAKKVANLTALLAPFNPPCIEAFESETHHFRLRAEFRIWHNNDDLYHIMFDQQTKQRYRVDQFPIGSLLINQMMTALLDEIRTNDILRHRLFQVDYLTSLSGQIVVSMLYHKKLDENWTVQAKLLKQNLIQQGFDVQLVGRATKQKIVIDRDYVEEKLTIDNKEYIYRQVENSFTQPNAKINIKMLEWARSCTANSEGDLLELYCGNGNFSIALASQFRKVLATEISKSSVVSAQYNIEQNQIDNLQIIRMSAEEFTQALNGVRKFNRLKGIELSDYQCNTIFVDPPRAGLDQDTLNLVQNYERILYISCNPHTLCENLEQLSQTHRIERCALFDQFPYTDHIESGVWLLKK; this comes from the coding sequence GAACAATATCCTCAATTATTTGCAAAAAAAGTGGCAAATCTGACCGCTTTACTTGCTCCTTTTAATCCTCCTTGTATTGAGGCTTTTGAATCTGAAACTCACCATTTTCGTTTACGTGCAGAATTTCGCATTTGGCACAATAATGACGATCTTTATCACATAATGTTTGATCAACAAACCAAACAACGCTATCGAGTCGATCAATTTCCGATTGGTAGTCTGTTAATCAATCAAATGATGACCGCATTATTAGATGAAATTCGCACCAATGACATATTAAGACATCGTTTATTTCAAGTGGATTACCTTACATCATTAAGTGGACAAATTGTGGTGTCAATGTTGTATCATAAAAAACTTGACGAAAATTGGACAGTGCAAGCCAAATTACTTAAACAAAATTTAATTCAACAAGGTTTTGATGTTCAATTGGTGGGACGTGCCACAAAGCAAAAAATTGTGATTGATCGTGATTATGTCGAAGAAAAATTAACCATTGATAATAAAGAATATATTTATCGCCAAGTAGAAAATAGTTTTACTCAGCCTAATGCAAAAATAAATATAAAAATGTTAGAGTGGGCAAGAAGTTGTACCGCAAATAGCGAAGGGGATTTATTGGAACTTTATTGTGGAAATGGCAACTTCTCCATTGCACTTGCTAGCCAATTTAGAAAAGTATTAGCAACGGAAATTTCTAAATCTTCTGTGGTATCCGCACAATATAATATTGAACAAAATCAAATTGATAATTTACAAATTATCAGAATGTCAGCGGAAGAATTTACGCAAGCGTTGAATGGAGTGCGTAAATTTAACCGTTTAAAAGGAATTGAGTTATCTGATTATCAATGTAATACAATTTTTGTGGATCCTCCTCGAGCGGGATTAGATCAAGATACCTTAAATTTAGTACAAAACTATGAAAGAATTTTGTATATTTCGTGTAATCCGCATACTTTATGTGAGAATTTAGAACAACTTAGCCAAACCCACCGTATTGAGCGATGTGCGTTATTTGATCAATTCCCTTATACAGACCATATTGAAAGTGGGGTTTGGTTGTTGAAGAAATAA
- a CDS encoding AMP-dependent synthetase/ligase: protein MNLLDLHIVSRVRKQALEHPERSALRFKQNETWQDISWGEFQQKLDQLSLALLSQNIGIQDKVGIFAQNMPNWTIVDIATLQLRAITVPIYATNTPKQAEYIINNADVEILFVGDQPQLDAILSVAENCTTLTKIVLMKEGLQYQANDLIIEWNDFIALGENANKQDFEQRIATKNLDDLFTLIYTSGTTGEPKGVMLTHSNLAHQFQSHDLALLPIDHNDVSLAFLPFSHVYERAWSAYMLHRGAIICYLEDTNEVRSALAETQPTLMCAVPRLYEKMYSAIWDKVDKAPKYRKKLFNWAINIGEKSLQRKHHSKWLKVRYKLADKLVLSKLRSLLGGRVRMLPCGGAKLEPSIAEFFHSIGINIITGYGMTETTATISCWEQKGFKSNSIGKVMPNVEIKIGEENEILVRGGIVMKGYYKKPEETAASFTEDGFLKTGDAGEIDEYGNLYITDRLKELMKTSNGKYIAPQYIEGKIGKDKFIEQIAVVADAKKYVSALVVPSFEALEDLAEQLNIKYQDRLELIKNSEIIQFFETRINELQKELAHFEQVKKFTLLSEEFSAKMEEITPTLKLRRKVILERYKHHIEEMYNEYFSPNKKEEAKNSEENLPKEDDKK from the coding sequence ATGAATTTATTAGATCTCCATATCGTAAGCCGTGTTCGTAAGCAAGCCTTAGAACACCCTGAACGTAGTGCATTGCGTTTTAAACAAAATGAAACTTGGCAAGATATTTCTTGGGGTGAGTTTCAGCAAAAATTAGATCAACTCTCTTTAGCCTTACTGAGCCAAAATATTGGCATTCAGGATAAAGTGGGGATTTTTGCACAAAATATGCCAAATTGGACAATTGTTGATATTGCCACCTTGCAATTACGTGCAATTACGGTACCTATTTATGCAACAAATACGCCTAAGCAAGCAGAATATATTATCAATAATGCAGATGTAGAAATCTTGTTTGTGGGTGATCAACCTCAACTGGATGCGATTTTAAGTGTTGCGGAAAATTGTACGACATTAACAAAAATTGTGTTAATGAAAGAGGGATTACAATACCAAGCCAATGATTTAATTATAGAATGGAATGATTTTATTGCATTAGGTGAAAATGCCAATAAACAAGACTTTGAACAACGTATTGCAACTAAAAACTTAGACGATCTGTTTACCCTGATTTATACCTCTGGCACCACTGGTGAACCGAAAGGTGTAATGCTGACGCATTCAAATTTGGCTCATCAATTTCAAAGTCACGATCTTGCGTTACTTCCTATTGATCATAATGATGTTTCTTTGGCTTTCTTGCCATTCTCTCACGTTTATGAACGTGCTTGGTCGGCCTATATGCTACATAGAGGAGCCATCATTTGTTATTTAGAAGATACTAATGAAGTACGTTCTGCTTTAGCTGAAACACAGCCAACCTTAATGTGTGCGGTTCCTCGTTTATATGAAAAAATGTACTCAGCAATTTGGGATAAAGTAGATAAAGCACCAAAATACCGTAAAAAATTATTTAATTGGGCAATCAATATCGGAGAAAAAAGTTTACAACGTAAGCACCATTCTAAATGGTTAAAAGTACGTTATAAATTAGCCGATAAACTGGTATTATCTAAACTCAGATCGTTACTGGGTGGGCGAGTTCGTATGTTACCTTGTGGTGGTGCAAAATTAGAACCTTCCATTGCGGAATTTTTTCATTCTATTGGAATTAATATCATTACGGGTTATGGAATGACAGAAACGACTGCCACGATTTCTTGTTGGGAACAAAAAGGGTTTAAAAGTAACTCTATCGGTAAAGTAATGCCAAATGTAGAGATCAAAATTGGTGAGGAAAATGAAATTTTGGTACGAGGTGGTATTGTAATGAAAGGTTATTACAAGAAACCTGAAGAAACAGCAGCAAGTTTTACTGAAGATGGCTTCTTAAAAACAGGTGATGCAGGTGAAATTGATGAATACGGCAATTTATACATTACCGATCGCCTTAAAGAACTAATGAAAACTTCAAATGGTAAATATATTGCACCTCAATATATTGAAGGCAAAATTGGAAAAGATAAATTTATTGAGCAAATAGCCGTAGTTGCTGATGCTAAAAAATATGTATCCGCCTTAGTAGTACCAAGTTTTGAGGCATTAGAAGATTTAGCTGAACAGCTTAATATTAAATACCAAGATCGTTTAGAACTTATTAAAAACTCTGAAATTATTCAATTTTTTGAAACGCGTATTAATGAATTACAAAAAGAGTTAGCCCATTTTGAACAGGTCAAAAAATTCACCTTACTTTCAGAAGAATTTAGTGCCAAAATGGAGGAAATTACGCCAACCTTAAAATTACGTCGTAAAGTGATTTTAGAGCGTTATAAACACCATATTGAAGAAATGTATAACGAATATTTTTCTCCTAATAAAAAAGAAGAAGCTAAAAATAGCGAAGAAAACTTACCAAAAGAGGATGATAAAAAATAG
- the rlmB gene encoding 23S rRNA (guanosine(2251)-2'-O)-methyltransferase RlmB, whose protein sequence is MSEHIYGIHSVESFLKNTPERLIEVFVLKGREDKRLQPLLQQLNNYGISIQWLNRNTLDKKAQGEVHQGIIARVVPTKELNEQDLANLLEQKAQPFLLVLDGITDPHNLGACLRTADATGVDAVIVPKDKSAQLTSVARKVACGAAETVPLIRVTNLARTLRELKEKHIWVVGTAGEATENLYQAKLTGAVALVMGAEGEGMRRLTREHCDQLISIPMAGSVSSLNVSVATGICLFEIVRQNLTLKS, encoded by the coding sequence GTGAGCGAACATATTTATGGCATTCATTCTGTTGAATCCTTTTTAAAAAATACCCCTGAGCGTTTAATTGAGGTCTTTGTTTTAAAAGGGCGTGAAGATAAACGCCTACAACCATTATTGCAACAATTAAATAATTACGGTATTTCGATTCAATGGTTAAATCGTAATACCTTAGACAAAAAAGCACAAGGCGAAGTACATCAAGGTATTATCGCTCGAGTCGTGCCAACAAAAGAACTTAATGAACAAGATTTAGCAAATTTATTAGAACAAAAAGCACAACCTTTTTTATTGGTGCTTGATGGTATCACAGACCCTCATAATCTTGGTGCGTGTTTACGAACAGCTGATGCCACTGGCGTTGATGCGGTGATTGTACCAAAAGACAAATCAGCACAGCTGACTTCTGTTGCTCGTAAAGTTGCTTGTGGGGCGGCAGAAACTGTTCCATTAATTCGAGTGACCAACTTGGCTCGTACACTCAGAGAGCTTAAAGAAAAGCATATTTGGGTCGTTGGCACAGCCGGTGAAGCCACTGAAAATCTTTATCAAGCCAAATTAACGGGTGCTGTTGCTTTAGTGATGGGTGCAGAAGGGGAAGGAATGCGCCGTTTAACTCGAGAACATTGCGATCAACTGATCAGCATTCCAATGGCAGGCTCAGTTTCTTCATTAAATGTGTCTGTTGCGACAGGGATTTGTCTTTTTGAAATTGTACGTCAAAATTTAACGTTAAAAAGTTAA
- the rplU gene encoding 50S ribosomal protein L21, which produces MYAVFQSGGKQHRVSEGQVIRLEKLEVATGETVEFDKVLMVVNGEDIQIGAPVVAGSKVVAEVVSHGRGDKIKIVKFRRRKHSRKQQGHRQWFTEVKITGITA; this is translated from the coding sequence ATGTACGCAGTTTTCCAAAGTGGCGGCAAACAACACCGAGTAAGCGAAGGTCAAGTAATTCGTTTAGAAAAACTTGAAGTTGCAACTGGTGAAACAGTTGAGTTTGACAAAGTGTTAATGGTCGTTAATGGTGAAGATATCCAAATTGGTGCACCAGTAGTTGCTGGTAGCAAAGTAGTAGCAGAAGTTGTTTCACACGGTCGTGGCGATAAAATTAAAATCGTTAAGTTCCGTCGTCGTAAACATAGCCGTAAACAACAAGGTCATCGTCAGTGGTTCACAGAAGTGAAAATCACTGGGATTACAGCATAA
- the rpmA gene encoding 50S ribosomal protein L27 produces MATKKAGGSTRNGRDSESKRLGVKRFGGESVLAGSIIVRQRGTKFHAGTNVGMGRDHTLFATADGKVKFEVKGDKNRKFVSIDAE; encoded by the coding sequence ATGGCAACTAAAAAAGCAGGTGGTTCAACTCGTAACGGTCGTGATTCTGAATCTAAACGCCTTGGTGTTAAACGTTTCGGTGGTGAATCTGTATTAGCGGGAAGTATTATTGTTCGTCAACGTGGTACTAAATTCCACGCTGGAACAAACGTAGGTATGGGACGTGACCATACATTATTTGCAACAGCAGATGGTAAAGTTAAATTTGAAGTGAAAGGTGACAAAAATCGCAAATTTGTGAGCATTGACGCTGAGTAG
- a CDS encoding DMT family transporter, with translation MKQRPVIGFLLALLATSMWGAVPIAVQKVLAVMTPTTIVWYRFLVAGLGLFIILGLTKKLPKLTSLSFRQYKWILFGIIGLSANFFLFSSALQYISPTTTQVLSQLSPFIMMIVSVLLFRESFGLHQKIGSILLIIGLITFFHQQFEEILQLGDYALGILFGVGASSIWVLYAISQKLLLARFSSQQILFIIYMGCAIVFSGFATPNQFSELSGFTLGCFIFCCLNTLIGYGAYAEALNNWDASKVSAITVLIPIFTMFFSNIGYYSFPDIFANPEMSFLSYIGAFIVVSGTIISVLGHKLIKKNRIK, from the coding sequence ATGAAACAAAGACCCGTAATTGGATTTTTATTGGCATTACTTGCTACCTCAATGTGGGGAGCTGTACCTATTGCGGTACAAAAAGTATTAGCTGTAATGACACCTACTACTATAGTTTGGTATCGTTTCTTAGTTGCAGGCTTAGGTTTATTTATTATATTGGGATTGACTAAAAAATTACCCAAATTAACAAGTTTATCTTTTAGACAATATAAGTGGATTTTATTTGGTATTATTGGGCTTTCCGCCAATTTTTTCTTATTTAGTTCAGCATTACAATATATTTCCCCAACAACCACACAAGTTTTAAGTCAATTATCTCCCTTTATAATGATGATTGTTAGTGTATTACTTTTCCGAGAAAGTTTTGGTTTACACCAAAAAATTGGTTCAATATTATTAATTATTGGATTAATTACTTTTTTTCATCAACAGTTTGAAGAAATATTACAACTTGGCGACTATGCATTAGGCATATTATTTGGTGTGGGTGCATCTTCTATCTGGGTATTATATGCAATCTCACAAAAATTATTGTTAGCACGATTTAGTTCGCAACAAATTTTGTTCATCATTTATATGGGGTGTGCAATTGTCTTCAGTGGTTTTGCCACACCTAACCAATTTAGTGAGTTAAGTGGATTTACATTAGGTTGTTTTATTTTTTGTTGCTTAAATACCTTAATTGGCTATGGTGCTTATGCGGAAGCACTTAATAATTGGGATGCATCAAAAGTCAGTGCAATTACGGTACTCATTCCAATTTTTACAATGTTTTTTTCAAATATAGGTTATTATTCTTTTCCTGACATATTTGCCAATCCTGAAATGAGTTTTTTAAGTTATATCGGTGCATTTATTGTAGTTTCAGGTACAATTATCTCAGTACTTGGACATAAGTTAATCAAAAAGAATAGAATAAAATAA
- the cgtA gene encoding Obg family GTPase CgtA, which produces MKFIDEALVRIEAGDGGNGCVSFRREKYIPKGGPDGGDGGDGGDVYLIADDNLNTLVDYRFTKRFAAERGENGRSSNCTGARGKDITLRVPVGTRAIDNDTKEVIGDLTKHGMKLLIAKGGFHGLGNARFKSSVNRAPRQKTNGTEGEKRDLMLELMLLADVGMLGLPNAGKSTFIRAISAAKPKVADYPFTTLVPSLGVARVSGDRSFVVADIPGLIEGAAEGSGLGIRFLKHLERCRILLHLVDIVPIDETNPADNITIIESELFQYSEKVADKPQWLVFNKCDVIGEEEAQQRAKEIIEQIGWEGDYYIISAATGHNVSTLTNSIMDFIEANPREVEEEEKAKEEVEFKWEEYHNQAIQNPITEDDWDDDWTEEDDEGVEIIYQP; this is translated from the coding sequence ATGAAATTTATTGATGAAGCTCTAGTAAGAATAGAAGCTGGTGATGGTGGAAATGGTTGTGTCAGTTTCCGCCGTGAAAAATACATCCCAAAAGGTGGTCCTGATGGTGGTGATGGTGGTGATGGTGGTGATGTTTACTTGATTGCAGATGATAATTTAAATACATTAGTTGATTACCGCTTTACTAAACGCTTTGCTGCAGAACGTGGTGAGAATGGACGTAGCTCAAATTGTACGGGGGCAAGAGGTAAAGATATTACATTACGTGTACCTGTTGGAACTCGTGCAATAGATAATGATACTAAAGAAGTGATTGGAGACTTAACCAAACACGGAATGAAATTATTGATTGCCAAAGGTGGTTTTCACGGTTTAGGTAATGCACGTTTTAAATCTTCGGTTAATCGTGCTCCCCGTCAAAAAACTAATGGTACAGAGGGTGAAAAACGAGATTTAATGCTCGAATTGATGTTACTTGCTGATGTTGGAATGTTAGGTTTACCCAATGCGGGCAAATCAACCTTTATTCGTGCCATTTCAGCAGCCAAACCTAAAGTAGCCGATTATCCATTTACAACACTTGTTCCAAGTTTAGGTGTGGCTCGTGTTAGCGGTGATCGTAGTTTTGTGGTTGCAGATATTCCTGGATTGATCGAAGGTGCTGCAGAAGGGTCAGGCTTAGGTATTCGTTTCTTAAAGCACTTAGAACGTTGTCGTATATTACTTCATTTAGTAGATATTGTGCCAATTGATGAAACAAATCCTGCAGATAATATTACCATTATTGAATCAGAACTTTTTCAATATAGTGAAAAAGTTGCAGATAAACCTCAATGGTTAGTGTTTAATAAATGTGATGTTATTGGCGAAGAAGAAGCACAGCAAAGAGCGAAAGAGATTATTGAACAAATTGGTTGGGAAGGAGATTATTACATTATCTCTGCAGCAACAGGTCACAATGTATCTACATTAACCAACAGCATTATGGACTTTATTGAAGCTAATCCTCGAGAAGTTGAAGAAGAGGAAAAAGCCAAAGAGGAAGTGGAGTTCAAATGGGAAGAATACCATAACCAAGCCATTCAAAATCCAATTACTGAAGATGATTGGGATGACGATTGGACAGAAGAAGATGATGAAGGTGTAGAAATTATTTACCAACCTTAA
- the cas1f gene encoding type I-F CRISPR-associated endonuclease Cas1f, with protein MQPIQSSALKAILHSKRANIYYLEYCRVMQKDGRVLYLTESDKENLYYNIPIANTTCLLLGTGTSITQAAMRMLAQAGVLVGFSGGGGTPLLMASEIEWLTPQSEYRPTEYVQGWLSWWFDDNKRLDIAKNLQIARLDFLDATWSKDKDLRLYGFDSNNDHIKNLISTYKEKIPQQTSIMNLLQLEARLTKELYKLASKNTHYNGFSRDHDGLDKANIFLNHGNYLAYGLGATTAWVLGIPHGFAVMHGKTRRGALVFDIADIVKDALILPKAFICASENATEQDFRQECLNTFTQHKALDVMFNTIKTLALKTDWEE; from the coding sequence ATGCAACCTATTCAATCCTCTGCCCTTAAAGCTATTCTTCATTCAAAACGAGCCAATATTTATTACTTGGAATACTGCCGAGTAATGCAAAAAGATGGGCGTGTTCTTTATCTTACAGAAAGCGATAAAGAAAACCTGTATTACAATATTCCTATCGCCAACACAACTTGCTTACTTTTAGGCACAGGGACTTCGATCACACAAGCTGCAATGCGAATGTTAGCTCAAGCAGGTGTTTTAGTTGGTTTCTCAGGTGGTGGCGGAACGCCGTTATTGATGGCAAGTGAAATTGAATGGCTAACGCCTCAAAGTGAATATCGACCAACAGAATATGTTCAAGGTTGGTTATCTTGGTGGTTTGATGATAACAAGCGGTTAGATATTGCCAAAAATTTGCAAATTGCTCGTCTTGATTTCCTCGATGCTACTTGGTCAAAAGATAAAGATTTACGTCTATATGGATTTGACAGTAATAACGATCATATTAAAAACCTTATCTCCACCTATAAAGAAAAAATCCCCCAACAAACAAGCATAATGAATTTATTACAGCTTGAAGCCCGTTTAACAAAAGAGCTGTATAAATTAGCCAGTAAAAATACCCATTATAACGGGTTTAGCCGTGATCACGATGGCTTAGATAAAGCCAATATATTTTTAAATCACGGTAATTATCTTGCCTACGGATTAGGGGCAACCACGGCTTGGGTGCTTGGTATTCCTCACGGTTTTGCAGTAATGCACGGTAAAACAAGACGAGGGGCTTTGGTATTTGATATTGCGGATATCGTAAAAGATGCGCTTATTCTTCCAAAAGCTTTTATTTGTGCTAGTGAAAATGCGACAGAACAAGATTTTCGTCAGGAGTGTTTAAATACTTTTACACAACATAAAGCCCTTGATGTGATGTTTAACACTATAAAAACATTAGCATTAAAAACAGATTGGGAGGAGTAA
- the cas3f gene encoding type I-F CRISPR-associated helicase Cas3f, whose product MLVTFISQCEKKALSRTRRILDAFANRIGDNVWQTAITEEGLLAVKQLLRQTASKSTAVSCHRVRTRQRTELIWIVGNKRKFNHLGIVAVNRTKRNILHNEWENDWKYASSIQIIATIAALLHDIGKTTLGFQDKLKKGSLQSDPYRHEWISLKLFEVMVEGCETDEQWLSRFTEIDKWLSKNKSTLNKRLQQCHRDTTQLGQIPPLAQWVAWLIISHHRFPPYKKVRLSPKDREECRSEDKKINLSVSLERYYQKYLCAFDNWVKVEKEKFDEIAIKQQNSFWKFKEQVMCSPVWQKAIKRWSNKALKDPALMQLSQQAIDNKKAIDDTFLLYLSRLCLMVADHNYSSLGEKDKDRRFSGDKNFKMLVANTQRIFVEDEPISKPNQTLDEHLIGVAALTAGFARKLPIIATALPTLKEQQSLSKFTDISRFKWQNKAYQLAQRVQKESEEHGFFGVNMASTGCGKTIANARIMYGLADPKKGARFTIALGLRVLTLQTGQSFRKDLDLSAEKLAILVGGQASKDLFELNQQNNSQDKKEDEKEGLLGSESSEDILSEWVDSQIDYQDYAELNLGTVIENKKVRDLLFSPVVTCTVDHIIQASECKRGGRYIAPMLRLLSSDLILDEPDDFDQNDLPALSRLVHLAGLFGSRVLLSSATLTPDLLMGLFQAYQAGRELFNHSQNKGKPNIVCAWFDEQKTAMKTVQCSNINVFTKENQQFIEKRKDFLSKQKVRRKADILPLDLSYNQERPARFYANLGQQILNGAISLHNNYHQIDPQTSKKVSIGLVRIANINNIIPIATQLFAKAEVPEDVHIHLSCYHSKQLLVLRNALETRLDRILHRDKENPAALFEHSEIKKALKQSQVKHHIFIILATPVAEVGRDHDYDWAIVEPSSMRSIIQLAGRIWRHRPDKVAEKTNMLILQHNIRYFKNPNSTIFTYPGFETKQFKPTSYNLQELLTAEQLAQIDAKPRIIKSTNDDIKTLSDLEHQVMQNLLNNNSLNYVNAYWNKQTTANRAHIHLQLISPFRAGKSEEDFLIIPNDESEEGYDVYFAESVYKNGLSDATLQDNIISPLEADFSHPQISPWLATGLVEALEEIQKSYPDKSLRYLATRFSSVSLDDRKEWRFSEFLGVVG is encoded by the coding sequence ATGTTAGTCACCTTTATTTCTCAATGTGAAAAGAAAGCCCTCTCTCGTACTCGCCGTATTTTAGATGCTTTCGCTAATCGTATTGGCGATAATGTTTGGCAAACGGCGATTACAGAAGAGGGACTACTCGCCGTCAAGCAATTGCTACGCCAAACAGCCAGTAAATCAACAGCGGTGAGTTGCCACCGAGTGCGAACTCGCCAACGTACCGAATTAATTTGGATTGTGGGAAATAAGAGAAAGTTTAATCATTTGGGGATTGTGGCGGTGAATAGAACCAAAAGGAATATTTTACACAATGAGTGGGAAAATGATTGGAAATATGCAAGTAGTATTCAAATTATTGCGACTATTGCTGCGTTATTGCACGATATTGGAAAAACGACACTTGGCTTTCAAGATAAATTAAAAAAAGGGAGTTTGCAAAGCGATCCTTATCGGCACGAGTGGATTTCACTAAAATTATTTGAAGTAATGGTAGAAGGTTGTGAAACAGATGAACAATGGTTATCCCGTTTTACTGAGATAGATAAATGGTTATCTAAAAATAAAAGTACTCTTAATAAAAGGTTACAACAATGTCATAGAGATACCACTCAATTAGGACAAATCCCCCCTCTTGCACAATGGGTGGCTTGGTTGATTATTTCCCATCATAGATTTCCACCTTATAAAAAAGTGCGTTTATCACCAAAAGATAGAGAAGAATGCAGAAGTGAAGACAAGAAAATCAACCTCTCCGTGAGTTTGGAAAGATATTATCAAAAATATTTATGTGCTTTTGACAATTGGGTCAAAGTTGAAAAAGAAAAATTTGACGAGATAGCTATCAAACAGCAAAATTCTTTTTGGAAATTTAAAGAACAAGTAATGTGTAGTCCTGTTTGGCAAAAAGCCATTAAACGTTGGTCTAATAAGGCATTAAAAGACCCTGCTTTAATGCAATTAAGCCAACAGGCTATTGATAATAAAAAAGCGATTGATGATACTTTTTTATTATATTTATCACGCTTATGTTTGATGGTGGCGGATCATAATTATTCTAGTTTGGGCGAAAAAGATAAAGATCGTCGTTTTAGTGGTGATAAAAACTTTAAAATGCTAGTCGCTAATACACAAAGAATATTTGTAGAAGATGAACCAATTTCAAAGCCTAATCAAACTCTTGATGAACATCTTATTGGGGTAGCAGCATTAACGGCAGGCTTTGCAAGAAAATTACCCATTATTGCAACGGCGTTACCAACATTAAAAGAGCAACAATCTTTATCCAAATTCACTGATATTTCAAGATTTAAGTGGCAAAATAAGGCTTATCAGCTCGCTCAACGTGTTCAAAAAGAGAGTGAAGAACACGGTTTCTTTGGTGTGAATATGGCATCGACAGGCTGTGGCAAAACCATTGCTAATGCTCGCATTATGTATGGCTTAGCGGATCCCAAGAAAGGTGCTCGTTTTACTATTGCTTTAGGATTGCGTGTTTTAACCTTACAAACAGGACAAAGTTTTCGTAAGGATCTAGATTTATCCGCAGAGAAATTAGCCATTTTAGTGGGTGGACAAGCGAGTAAAGATCTATTTGAATTAAATCAACAAAATAATTCTCAAGACAAAAAAGAAGATGAAAAAGAGGGATTGTTAGGGAGTGAATCAAGTGAGGATATACTTAGCGAATGGGTAGATAGTCAAATTGATTATCAAGACTATGCTGAGCTTAATTTAGGTACAGTAATAGAAAATAAAAAAGTGCGAGACTTGTTGTTTTCACCAGTTGTCACTTGTACGGTAGATCATATTATTCAAGCGAGTGAATGCAAGCGTGGTGGTCGCTATATAGCACCAATGTTAAGACTACTTAGTAGTGATTTGATTTTAGATGAACCTGATGATTTTGACCAAAATGATTTGCCTGCTCTGTCTCGTTTAGTGCATTTGGCTGGGCTATTTGGTTCACGAGTTTTATTATCTTCTGCGACATTGACGCCTGATCTATTAATGGGATTATTTCAAGCCTATCAAGCAGGACGAGAGCTATTTAATCACAGTCAAAATAAAGGTAAGCCCAACATTGTTTGTGCTTGGTTTGATGAACAAAAAACTGCAATGAAAACAGTACAGTGTTCTAATATCAATGTTTTTACAAAAGAAAACCAGCAATTTATTGAAAAACGTAAAGATTTTCTCTCAAAACAAAAGGTTAGGCGTAAAGCTGATATTTTGCCGTTAGATTTAAGCTATAATCAAGAAAGACCTGCTCGTTTCTATGCCAACTTAGGACAGCAAATACTAAATGGTGCGATTAGTTTACATAATAATTATCATCAAATTGATCCTCAAACTAGTAAAAAAGTAAGTATTGGCTTAGTTAGAATTGCCAATATTAATAATATTATTCCCATTGCTACACAATTATTTGCAAAAGCAGAAGTACCTGAGGATGTGCATATCCATTTGAGTTGTTACCATTCAAAACAACTATTGGTATTACGCAACGCATTAGAAACTAGATTAGATCGTATTTTACATCGTGATAAAGAAAATCCAGCAGCACTATTTGAGCATTCAGAAATAAAAAAAGCACTAAAACAAAGTCAGGTAAAGCACCATATTTTTATCATTTTAGCGACACCTGTTGCTGAAGTAGGACGTGATCACGATTATGATTGGGCAATTGTTGAACCCTCTTCTATGCGTTCTATTATCCAACTCGCAGGACGTATTTGGCGACATCGTCCTGATAAAGTAGCTGAAAAAACAAATATGTTGATTTTACAACATAATATTCGTTATTTTAAAAATCCAAATTCGACTATTTTCACTTATCCCGGATTTGAAACCAAACAGTTTAAACCTACAAGCTATAATTTACAGGAATTATTAACAGCAGAACAATTAGCACAAATTGATGCAAAACCTCGTATTATTAAATCGACTAATGATGATATTAAAACCTTAAGTGATTTAGAGCATCAAGTTATGCAAAACTTACTTAATAATAATTCACTAAATTATGTTAATGCCTATTGGAACAAACAGACAACAGCCAACCGAGCACATATACATTTACAACTAATTAGCCCATTTAGAGCAGGTAAATCTGAAGAGGATTTTTTAATTATCCCAAATGATGAAAGTGAAGAGGGATATGATGTTTATTTTGCAGAATCTGTGTATAAAAATGGTTTATCTGACGCAACATTGCAAGATAACATAATATCACCATTAGAGGCAGATTTCTCTCACCCTCAAATCAGCCCTTGGCTAGCAACAGGACTAGTTGAAGCACTAGAAGAGATACAAAAATCTTATCCTGATAAGAGTTTACGTTATTTGGCTACTCGTTTTTCTAGTGTTTCATTAGATGATAGAAAAGAGTGGCGGTTTAGTGAGTTTTTGGGGGTTGTTGGGTAG